Proteins from a single region of Alloscardovia omnicolens:
- a CDS encoding MFS transporter translates to MSSSTSSQSATAQAEAHKKSGLNSPAEVIAASLVGTTIEFYDFYVYATAAALVFPHLFFPKGNDTVSLISSFAVFGAAMVARPLGAIFYGHLGDRLGRKTTLVISLLTMGIATFLIGFLPTYQQIGLWAPFFLLILRLTQGFALGGEWSGAALVATENAPADKRALYGTFPQLGAPIGFIIANGLFLIINFALPHPSSSVLQSEAFLAWGWRIPFWFSALMVVVGMWVRVKLNESETFKKAVEQDKVVKAPLVDTFRFHFKEVVLGTFAMLATYVLFYLTTTWILTMGTTATEKGGLGVPYTQFVLMQIIGVVFFAVFTLVSEPWADKIGRRKLLIWVTVGIIIFGLLFPLFLDFNHGTLLSVYVAEAFLIIGFILMGITFGPMGAFLPEMFPTNVRYTGSAIAYNISSILGAALAPIIAVALWKAAGGSTWMVGVYLAIAAVLTLIALLMSQETKDADFNDKIAFEKK, encoded by the coding sequence GTGTCATCCAGCACATCTTCTCAGTCCGCTACTGCACAGGCGGAGGCACACAAAAAGTCGGGCTTGAACTCGCCAGCAGAAGTTATTGCTGCTTCGCTTGTAGGAACCACCATTGAATTTTATGATTTCTATGTGTACGCAACTGCTGCTGCACTTGTGTTCCCACACCTATTCTTCCCAAAGGGTAACGATACCGTTAGCCTGATCAGCTCCTTTGCTGTTTTTGGTGCAGCTATGGTTGCCCGTCCTTTAGGCGCAATTTTCTATGGTCACTTAGGTGATCGTCTGGGACGTAAAACTACTTTGGTTATCTCCCTGCTGACTATGGGCATTGCCACATTCTTGATTGGTTTTCTGCCAACATATCAGCAGATTGGTCTGTGGGCACCATTCTTCCTGCTGATTTTGCGACTTACTCAAGGTTTCGCTTTGGGCGGTGAATGGTCTGGAGCTGCTTTAGTAGCAACGGAAAATGCACCTGCAGATAAGCGTGCATTATATGGTACCTTCCCACAGCTCGGCGCTCCAATCGGCTTTATTATTGCTAACGGGCTCTTCCTTATTATTAACTTTGCGCTTCCTCACCCAAGCAGTTCTGTGCTTCAGTCTGAAGCATTCCTTGCATGGGGTTGGCGTATTCCGTTCTGGTTCTCCGCTCTGATGGTTGTTGTTGGCATGTGGGTGCGAGTTAAGCTCAACGAGTCTGAAACCTTTAAGAAGGCTGTTGAACAAGATAAGGTTGTTAAAGCTCCACTTGTTGATACTTTCCGCTTCCACTTTAAGGAAGTTGTGCTGGGTACTTTCGCCATGCTGGCAACATATGTTTTGTTCTATCTGACCACGACATGGATTCTGACTATGGGTACTACTGCCACAGAAAAGGGCGGTTTAGGCGTGCCTTACACTCAATTTGTGCTCATGCAGATTATCGGTGTTGTGTTCTTCGCAGTGTTCACGCTTGTTTCTGAACCATGGGCAGATAAGATTGGTCGCCGCAAGCTGCTGATTTGGGTAACTGTGGGCATTATTATCTTCGGTTTGCTGTTCCCACTCTTCCTTGACTTCAATCACGGTACTCTTCTGAGCGTGTATGTTGCTGAAGCATTCCTTATTATTGGCTTCATCTTGATGGGTATTACTTTCGGCCCTATGGGCGCGTTCCTTCCAGAAATGTTCCCAACGAATGTACGCTACACGGGTTCCGCAATCGCATACAATATCAGCTCTATTCTGGGTGCTGCATTGGCTCCAATTATTGCAGTCGCTTTGTGGAAAGCTGCTGGCGGAAGCACATGGATGGTAGGTGTTTACCTGGCTATTGCTGCAGTCCTCACTTTGATTGCTTTGCTTATGTCTCAAGAAACAAAAGACGCTGATTTCAATGACAAAATTGCTTTTGAAAAGAAGTAA
- a CDS encoding ATP-binding protein, with translation MTLAYIHSIFTLSVRHGYILQILLAELMFLQILGLNILRPPRKIVSTLCIISTSLVLMIALPNIISWYISGLFSLTIFCISVAMWCLCFRGQYRDILFCCVAAQLTQNLSYNTEGLIYAPFSAFMSPVQWFFLSITCTAIIYAISAYIFVRTWHSIGRISINSGYVIVFAVVSALFVYVLQYLFQVYHIDQVWVSRLPLILCCVAGLSIQFGFIALRNREIERVELERIMRQEARQYQIATENMNTINLKAHDLKHQVMRLREAGTIDSEELRDIEQAIEQYENMYETGNAELDTVLNQKTYLLRKHHIDHTVIADGTCLSFMRPADILSLFGNLLDNALEHEQTIENIAQRYVGIRVYKKADMVVIRVENYCVTHPHMRHGLPVTTKSDSIHHGFGMKSIQYIVQRYGGSLHIGQEGDSFVVNIVFADLN, from the coding sequence ATGACACTTGCATATATTCATAGCATTTTTACGCTCTCCGTGCGGCACGGATATATACTTCAAATTCTGCTTGCAGAGCTTATGTTTCTTCAGATCTTGGGATTGAATATTCTACGTCCGCCTCGTAAAATCGTCAGCACGCTGTGTATTATCAGCACAAGTCTTGTGCTCATGATTGCTTTACCCAATATTATTAGTTGGTATATTTCTGGACTTTTTTCACTCACCATTTTTTGTATTTCCGTGGCGATGTGGTGCTTATGTTTTCGAGGCCAATACCGTGACATCCTTTTCTGCTGCGTGGCGGCTCAGCTTACGCAGAATTTATCGTATAACACGGAAGGCTTGATTTACGCCCCATTTAGCGCGTTCATGTCTCCGGTTCAATGGTTTTTCCTATCCATTACGTGCACCGCAATCATATATGCGATTAGTGCCTATATTTTTGTTCGTACGTGGCATTCCATTGGACGAATATCTATTAATAGCGGATACGTTATAGTTTTTGCTGTTGTATCTGCGCTTTTTGTGTATGTACTGCAATACCTTTTTCAGGTTTATCACATTGATCAGGTCTGGGTTTCGCGACTTCCGCTTATCCTGTGCTGTGTGGCGGGATTATCCATACAGTTTGGCTTCATTGCTCTGCGTAATAGGGAGATTGAGCGTGTTGAGCTGGAACGCATTATGCGGCAAGAAGCGCGTCAATATCAAATTGCTACAGAAAACATGAATACGATTAATCTCAAAGCTCATGATCTTAAACATCAGGTCATGCGGCTGCGTGAAGCAGGAACTATTGATTCTGAGGAGTTGCGCGATATTGAGCAGGCTATTGAGCAATATGAAAATATGTACGAAACAGGCAATGCTGAACTTGATACTGTTTTGAATCAAAAAACATATCTGTTGAGAAAACATCACATTGACCATACTGTTATTGCTGACGGTACGTGCTTATCTTTTATGCGTCCGGCAGATATTCTTTCGCTTTTCGGTAATCTCCTCGACAACGCTTTGGAACACGAGCAAACTATCGAGAATATTGCCCAACGATATGTGGGAATTCGTGTTTATAAAAAGGCTGACATGGTGGTTATTCGTGTGGAAAATTACTGTGTTACTCATCCACATATGCGTCATGGTTTGCCAGTAACTACAAAATCAGACTCCATACATCATGGTTTTGGCATGAAAAGTATTCAATATATTGTTCAACGGTATGGCGGTTCACTCCATATAGGTCAAGAAGGAGATTCTTTTGTGGTCAACATCGTCTTTGCTGATCTCAACTGA
- a CDS encoding glycoside hydrolase family 3 protein: MVTSHQRHGVLRTSVAVLSTVLALTVGATSGASSYASFISTVIGGTTTQTIDKGNGKKINNGQDNGMSLAEWKKTADSVVQEVASEGITLLKNNNNVLPLSKGSKVTLFGRSSTDLVLGGTGAGTVDPKNAVDLKTAMEEDQRFAVNKAVWDFYSSYAGKKGYVRSNGSYMGALPKDIFVAEPPISEYTDAVRNSYGEFSDAAIVVFSRVGGEGSDMPTGDFGDGTKYLALQPQEKAVLQEIRDSGKFAKTIAVINSSNAMELSWIDSQEYGVDGCLWVGGLGQSGAKALAKVLDGEVNPSGHLVDTYASDSFSSPAMVNFGDFTYKNAKDIAAKIGDANAATKYVVYREGIYVGYRYYETRYADAVTRQSSHARDAAGATQGDSWNYTKEVVYPFGYGLSYGKDNGQPFTQRISQSTFDDSGVHITVTVTNEGNVAGKSVVQLYAQQPYTDGGLEKSAVQLVGFGKTDTLEPGASQEVRIDVKQRDYSTYDALGQKTYVLDAGTYYFAVGNGAHDALNNMLAAQGYNTAQGMDANGDVSKTASWTLDKSTRLDKSASGSTVTNQFDSAGLEHYGKETGYLTRSDWTSFPQAYKDLEASEQMIADLNQSGTYKPDNSGKKAVTGKNANINIAQMVGVDFDDPKWNTFIEQLTVDDLLRIVTQSGQIAVPTIAYPQVFMKDGPAGNNVRKYVEDGTSATGYASEVVTAATFNAKLAEKLGDAMAEDWIRTKTAGAYAPAVNIHRTPYAGRNFEYYSEDGVLSGQIATSQLQTMQKRGLFTFIKHFVLNDQETNRIGVSTFANEQSIREIYLRAFEQTFTEGKTKATMGAFNRIGATWAGAYKPLLKNVVREEWGSTAIIDTDIAINPVLQTLGAGLENGNTMWATSADTIYNVGKQMVKNDNKMILNMQEAAHYILFNISGTIGINGITTTTIVKRVNPYWMNIALGVVAVVALLDVACIVLLVKRTRSGRSAQKGDK, from the coding sequence ATGGTTACATCGCATCAACGTCACGGTGTATTACGTACGTCAGTAGCAGTGCTCAGTACTGTGCTTGCACTCACTGTTGGCGCTACATCAGGTGCATCATCATATGCATCGTTTATTTCAACCGTTATTGGTGGCACCACAACCCAAACAATCGATAAGGGTAACGGTAAGAAGATCAATAATGGTCAAGATAACGGTATGTCTTTGGCAGAGTGGAAAAAGACAGCCGATTCTGTGGTACAAGAGGTTGCTTCAGAAGGCATTACTCTGCTGAAGAACAATAATAATGTTTTGCCTCTTTCCAAAGGGTCTAAGGTGACGCTTTTTGGTCGTTCATCTACTGATCTTGTTTTGGGTGGAACGGGCGCTGGAACGGTTGATCCTAAAAATGCAGTGGATCTCAAAACTGCTATGGAAGAAGATCAACGTTTTGCAGTCAATAAGGCCGTGTGGGATTTTTATAGTTCTTATGCAGGTAAGAAAGGCTATGTGCGTTCCAATGGTTCATACATGGGAGCCTTGCCTAAAGATATTTTTGTAGCTGAACCACCAATTTCGGAGTATACGGATGCCGTTCGTAACTCTTATGGCGAGTTTTCCGATGCTGCTATTGTTGTCTTTTCACGAGTGGGCGGTGAAGGTTCAGATATGCCTACCGGTGATTTTGGCGACGGCACGAAATATTTAGCTTTACAGCCACAAGAAAAAGCTGTGCTGCAAGAGATTCGCGATAGTGGTAAGTTTGCAAAAACAATTGCTGTTATCAATTCTTCTAATGCTATGGAATTGAGCTGGATTGACAGCCAAGAATACGGTGTTGATGGATGCTTGTGGGTCGGTGGACTTGGCCAAAGTGGAGCGAAAGCACTGGCTAAAGTTCTCGATGGTGAAGTTAACCCATCTGGTCACCTTGTAGATACATATGCAAGTGATTCTTTCTCATCGCCAGCAATGGTGAATTTTGGCGATTTCACCTATAAGAATGCCAAAGATATTGCTGCAAAAATTGGTGATGCCAATGCCGCAACGAAGTATGTTGTATATCGTGAAGGAATCTATGTAGGTTATAGGTATTACGAAACCCGCTATGCAGATGCTGTAACGCGCCAGTCTTCTCATGCCCGTGATGCCGCAGGAGCAACGCAAGGTGACTCTTGGAACTATACCAAGGAAGTTGTGTATCCATTCGGATATGGTCTCAGCTACGGCAAAGATAATGGTCAGCCATTTACACAGCGCATTTCACAATCTACTTTTGATGATTCTGGTGTGCATATTACCGTAACAGTAACCAATGAAGGCAATGTGGCAGGCAAAAGCGTAGTGCAGTTGTATGCTCAGCAGCCATACACCGATGGTGGTTTGGAAAAGTCTGCTGTGCAGCTCGTTGGTTTTGGTAAAACTGATACGCTTGAGCCAGGAGCATCACAAGAGGTACGTATTGATGTGAAGCAGCGCGACTACAGCACGTATGATGCTTTAGGGCAAAAAACGTATGTGCTTGATGCTGGAACATATTATTTTGCTGTGGGAAATGGTGCTCATGACGCACTCAATAATATGCTTGCAGCACAGGGATACAACACTGCACAAGGCATGGATGCCAATGGTGATGTGAGCAAGACAGCATCGTGGACTCTTGACAAGTCAACACGTCTAGATAAGTCTGCTTCTGGATCCACTGTTACTAATCAGTTTGATTCCGCCGGTCTTGAACATTATGGTAAAGAAACAGGATATCTCACGCGAAGTGATTGGACTTCATTCCCTCAGGCATATAAGGATTTGGAAGCAAGCGAACAGATGATTGCAGACCTGAATCAGTCGGGAACATATAAGCCTGATAATTCCGGTAAAAAGGCAGTAACTGGTAAGAATGCCAATATCAATATTGCACAAATGGTGGGTGTTGACTTCGATGATCCGAAGTGGAACACATTTATTGAGCAGCTTACCGTTGACGACTTGCTCCGTATTGTTACTCAATCTGGACAGATAGCAGTGCCAACAATTGCTTATCCTCAGGTCTTTATGAAGGACGGTCCTGCAGGTAATAATGTGCGTAAGTATGTGGAAGATGGTACTTCTGCTACCGGTTATGCGAGTGAAGTTGTTACTGCAGCAACATTCAACGCTAAACTTGCCGAAAAACTTGGCGATGCTATGGCAGAGGATTGGATTCGAACCAAGACTGCAGGTGCATATGCTCCAGCTGTGAACATTCATCGCACGCCATATGCTGGTCGTAATTTCGAATACTATTCTGAAGATGGTGTGCTTTCTGGACAGATTGCCACAAGCCAGCTGCAGACAATGCAGAAGCGCGGTCTTTTCACATTCATTAAGCATTTTGTGCTCAACGATCAAGAAACAAATCGTATTGGTGTGAGTACTTTTGCTAACGAACAGTCCATACGCGAAATTTATCTGCGAGCATTCGAGCAAACCTTTACCGAGGGCAAAACCAAAGCTACCATGGGTGCTTTCAACCGTATTGGCGCCACCTGGGCTGGGGCTTATAAGCCATTGCTTAAGAATGTGGTACGTGAAGAATGGGGATCAACAGCAATTATTGATACTGATATTGCTATTAATCCTGTTCTGCAAACCTTGGGTGCAGGTCTTGAGAACGGCAATACTATGTGGGCTACATCAGCTGACACCATTTATAACGTGGGCAAGCAGATGGTGAAGAACGATAACAAGATGATCTTGAATATGCAAGAGGCAGCACATTATATCCTCTTCAATATTTCAGGAACCATCGGTATTAACGGCATAACCACAACCACCATAGTTAAGCGAGTAAACCCATACTGGATGAATATTGCCCTAGGAGTAGTAGCTGTGGTTGCTCTTCTTGATGTGGCTTGCATCGTACTTCTTGTTAAGCGCACTCGCAGCGGTCGATCTGCTCAGAAAGGAGATAAATAA
- the nrdD gene encoding anaerobic ribonucleoside-triphosphate reductase — translation MTTALAQNDVNISIKDIKVEKRDGRVVPFDRVNIIHAMEAAFHAVGEELNSQNTRLIDRMTTSVESTIAGRYTGNVRIDDIQNAVEHTLINNHLYEIAQAYTSWRLNKDIARAKASDVNEAIKKFINRDETIMRENANKDSNVYATQRDLLAGAVSKASAMSMLPPEVANAHIKGDIHFHDADYSPFTPMTNCSLPDFGNMLAHGFVLGNAMMDSPKSIGTAATQITQIIKDIAGSQYGGQTVNRADEMLAPYAKLDYAKNMEMARTVFPDGEPIDVAQRAIAAFKEREADWLHFENRDALPMDKPFHTDVDELEQIREVYAKILTRKNIYDAMQTMEYQINSNRISNGQTPFVTVGFGLGQDWFAREIQRAILLVRIRGLGKDRHTAIFPKLVFTVKNGVNAKENEPNYDLKQLALECATKRMYPDVVFYENIVKITGSFKAPMGCRSFLNGWTDPDTGEDVEDSRLNLGVVTVNIPRIALESHGDKKRFWKLFDQRMQIAHEALQFRIKRCKEATPINAPTLFQYGAFGRLQPSDNIDQLFNRSRATISLGYIGLYETVAMFYGKDWMQDHSWDENGKEFALEIVRRMHDLCVAWDTAEGYHYSVYSTPAESLTDRFARLDKEQFGVIDGVTDHDFYTNSFHYPVWLRPTPMEKLSYERDFPYLANGGFINYCEFPSLQSNPKALEAVWNYAHHIGIGYLGTNTPIDHCFECGFEGDFEPTDTGFKCPECGNNNPNKCNVTKRTCGYLGNPVQRPMAHGRHEEIAHRVKHMAGETGHVTLKDGTVRQWWDDAE, via the coding sequence ATGACGACTGCACTTGCGCAGAACGATGTTAATATTTCCATTAAAGACATCAAAGTTGAAAAGCGCGATGGTCGTGTGGTTCCTTTCGATCGCGTTAATATTATTCATGCCATGGAAGCAGCTTTCCATGCAGTCGGCGAAGAGCTCAACTCGCAAAATACTCGTCTTATTGATCGCATGACCACCTCGGTAGAAAGCACTATTGCAGGTCGATACACAGGAAATGTGCGCATTGACGACATTCAAAATGCCGTGGAGCACACTCTTATTAATAATCATCTCTATGAAATTGCCCAAGCATACACATCTTGGCGTCTCAATAAAGATATCGCACGCGCAAAAGCAAGCGATGTAAATGAAGCTATTAAAAAGTTCATTAATCGCGATGAAACTATTATGCGTGAAAACGCCAACAAAGACTCAAATGTGTATGCTACGCAGCGAGATTTGTTAGCCGGAGCTGTTTCTAAGGCAAGCGCTATGAGTATGCTCCCTCCTGAGGTTGCTAACGCTCACATTAAGGGCGATATTCATTTCCACGACGCAGACTACAGTCCATTTACCCCCATGACAAATTGCTCATTGCCTGATTTTGGCAACATGCTGGCTCACGGTTTTGTATTGGGTAACGCCATGATGGATTCTCCAAAATCTATTGGCACTGCTGCAACTCAAATCACGCAGATTATTAAGGATATTGCTGGCTCTCAGTATGGTGGTCAAACCGTCAACCGTGCTGATGAAATGCTTGCCCCTTATGCAAAGTTGGATTACGCCAAAAACATGGAAATGGCTCGCACTGTTTTCCCAGACGGTGAACCTATTGATGTGGCTCAGCGTGCTATTGCCGCTTTCAAAGAGCGCGAAGCTGACTGGCTGCATTTTGAGAACCGCGACGCTTTACCTATGGATAAGCCGTTCCATACTGATGTTGATGAGCTTGAGCAGATTCGCGAAGTTTATGCCAAGATTTTGACTCGTAAAAATATTTATGATGCTATGCAAACAATGGAATATCAAATTAATTCCAACCGCATTAGCAATGGTCAAACTCCTTTTGTTACTGTTGGTTTTGGTTTGGGTCAAGATTGGTTTGCTCGCGAAATTCAACGCGCTATTTTGTTGGTTCGTATTCGCGGCTTAGGCAAAGACCGTCACACCGCCATCTTCCCTAAGCTCGTCTTTACAGTAAAAAATGGTGTCAACGCAAAAGAAAACGAGCCAAATTACGATTTAAAGCAGCTCGCTTTGGAATGTGCAACCAAGCGCATGTATCCTGATGTGGTCTTTTACGAGAACATCGTCAAAATTACTGGATCCTTCAAAGCTCCTATGGGATGCCGTTCCTTCCTTAATGGATGGACCGATCCTGATACCGGTGAAGATGTTGAAGATTCACGCCTCAACTTAGGTGTTGTTACTGTTAATATTCCTCGCATTGCTTTGGAATCACACGGTGACAAGAAGCGTTTCTGGAAACTCTTCGATCAGCGTATGCAAATTGCACACGAGGCTTTGCAGTTCCGCATTAAGCGCTGTAAAGAAGCAACTCCTATTAATGCTCCTACCCTCTTCCAGTATGGTGCTTTTGGACGTTTGCAACCGAGCGATAATATTGATCAGCTCTTTAACCGTTCTCGTGCCACTATTTCCTTAGGATATATTGGCTTATACGAAACCGTGGCTATGTTCTATGGCAAGGATTGGATGCAAGACCATAGCTGGGATGAAAACGGTAAAGAATTTGCTCTGGAGATTGTGCGCCGTATGCATGATTTGTGCGTGGCATGGGATACTGCAGAAGGCTATCACTATTCCGTATATTCCACTCCTGCTGAATCTTTAACTGACCGCTTTGCCCGATTGGATAAAGAACAGTTTGGCGTGATTGACGGCGTAACCGACCACGATTTCTATACGAATTCTTTCCACTATCCAGTATGGCTGCGTCCAACTCCAATGGAAAAGCTCTCTTATGAGCGCGACTTCCCATACTTAGCTAATGGTGGTTTTATTAACTACTGTGAGTTCCCAAGCCTGCAGTCTAATCCAAAGGCTTTGGAAGCGGTATGGAATTATGCTCATCATATTGGTATCGGCTATTTGGGAACGAATACACCAATTGACCATTGCTTCGAGTGCGGTTTTGAGGGCGACTTTGAACCAACCGATACGGGCTTTAAGTGCCCTGAATGCGGCAATAATAATCCTAATAAATGCAATGTTACTAAGCGTACGTGTGGTTATTTAGGTAACCCGGTCCAACGCCCTATGGCTCATGGACGCCATGAAGAAATTGCGCATCGCGTAAAGCACATGGCTGGCGAAACAGGACACGTAACCCTCAAAGATGGCACTGTTCGCCAGTGGTGGGATGACGCTGAATAA
- a CDS encoding LytTR family DNA-binding domain-containing protein — protein MSKDVLNKPLLNIAVVEDEPQFQEMLKTYITRFSQEHGTPIHLTIYSTGTDFLDDFHDQFSLVLLDVVMPGSTGFDVAHTIRQMQSRVCLVFITSMAQYAIRGYEVDAVDYILKPLEYEVFSNKFTRILRNVHTDNKFPIENGAEITYISLSDVSYIESDKHYVIWHCEGGNVRTRHTVRSLASQLEKYGFALIRTSLLINISCVVRSTPDTVWVQTPQAQGESTIEALPIARSFRSSFRDQMARFISQSS, from the coding sequence ATGAGTAAAGACGTGCTCAATAAACCGCTACTCAACATTGCTGTTGTGGAAGATGAACCTCAATTCCAAGAAATGCTCAAAACTTATATAACACGTTTTAGCCAAGAACATGGAACACCAATACATCTGACCATATACTCCACAGGAACTGATTTCCTCGATGATTTTCACGATCAATTCAGTCTGGTTTTACTTGATGTCGTGATGCCGGGTAGTACAGGTTTTGATGTGGCTCATACAATTCGTCAGATGCAGTCGCGCGTATGCTTGGTATTTATTACCAGTATGGCGCAATATGCTATTCGCGGATATGAAGTTGATGCTGTAGATTACATTCTTAAACCTCTTGAATATGAGGTATTTAGCAACAAGTTCACTCGAATTCTTCGTAATGTGCACACAGACAACAAGTTTCCTATTGAAAACGGTGCGGAAATAACTTATATTTCCTTATCAGATGTCAGCTATATTGAATCGGATAAGCATTATGTTATTTGGCATTGTGAAGGTGGCAATGTGCGTACTCGTCACACCGTTCGCTCGCTCGCATCACAATTAGAAAAATATGGATTTGCTCTAATACGCACATCGTTGTTAATCAATATCTCGTGTGTAGTCAGATCTACTCCAGATACAGTATGGGTGCAAACCCCACAAGCGCAGGGTGAATCTACAATTGAGGCACTTCCTATTGCTCGATCGTTTCGTTCATCTTTCAGAGATCAGATGGCTCGTTTTATTTCTCAAAGTAGTTGA
- a CDS encoding alpha/beta hydrolase-fold protein, producing MSDTQHTQKVYTRMHQRFNSRVSALYASVIIAASVIGICDVIRYALFGRLWPVVTVFLVHGIVVLLSAIAAQTRCPLVLLLNVALTGTCGFIMTHPETTIFNADMYLQAGIALLGCIGICVVQAVTHTPMRKPRMGAIIALLAICLAWIVVWQGGIIVNNRQTSAEPTIWSVPNTFEQASSEPGTVEKISYSTKAYATDKRQVTKSAYVYLPHNYDASKKYNILYLMHGTGDNEAYWLITHPENKIMVDRMIERAIIPDMIIVTPTFYVENDKLNSLDDLTYSFKDELRNDLMPYVESRYSTYSDGVTAQDFVHSRGHRAFAGLSRGAVTTLHSAFTGSLDYFSWFGTFSGSRTSQAQFRNALQSAQFKKLPINYYYVASGTFDFALPQQLKDYRSLLEIEPRVRAGKNSRFDIFPMRWHSAGNWHIALYNFLPHIFTE from the coding sequence ATGAGCGATACTCAGCACACACAAAAGGTATATACAAGAATGCATCAGCGGTTCAATTCTCGTGTTTCAGCACTATACGCAAGCGTGATTATTGCTGCCTCGGTGATAGGTATTTGCGATGTTATTCGCTACGCGTTATTTGGACGACTATGGCCTGTGGTCACGGTATTCCTTGTGCACGGCATTGTGGTTCTGCTTTCTGCTATAGCTGCACAGACACGGTGTCCGCTAGTGCTTTTGCTGAATGTGGCATTAACAGGAACATGCGGTTTTATTATGACGCATCCTGAAACCACTATTTTCAATGCTGATATGTACCTTCAAGCTGGTATCGCTCTCCTTGGTTGCATTGGCATATGTGTTGTTCAAGCAGTGACTCATACGCCAATGCGTAAACCTCGGATGGGTGCCATAATTGCCCTTCTCGCTATCTGTTTAGCGTGGATAGTTGTATGGCAAGGGGGCATTATTGTCAATAATCGTCAAACCTCAGCTGAGCCAACCATATGGTCTGTGCCGAATACTTTTGAGCAGGCAAGTTCTGAGCCGGGAACTGTAGAAAAAATCTCGTACTCTACCAAGGCTTATGCAACAGATAAACGTCAAGTGACCAAATCTGCATATGTGTATCTGCCGCACAACTACGATGCTTCAAAGAAATACAATATTTTGTATCTGATGCACGGCACAGGTGATAACGAAGCATATTGGTTGATAACTCATCCAGAGAACAAAATAATGGTTGATCGCATGATTGAGCGCGCAATAATTCCAGACATGATTATTGTGACTCCTACATTCTATGTAGAAAACGATAAACTCAATTCCTTAGACGATCTGACCTACAGCTTTAAAGATGAGCTGCGCAACGATCTTATGCCATACGTAGAATCGCGATACTCTACGTATTCAGACGGAGTTACGGCGCAAGATTTTGTGCACAGTCGTGGACATCGAGCATTTGCGGGATTGTCACGAGGAGCTGTGACCACACTCCATTCAGCTTTTACGGGAAGTCTTGATTACTTTTCTTGGTTTGGAACATTCAGTGGAAGTAGAACCTCCCAGGCACAATTCCGTAATGCCTTGCAATCTGCGCAATTTAAAAAACTGCCTATTAACTATTACTATGTGGCGAGTGGAACTTTTGATTTTGCATTACCGCAGCAGTTAAAAGATTATCGTTCGCTTCTTGAGATTGAACCACGTGTTAGAGCTGGGAAAAATTCTCGATTCGATATTTTCCCTATGCGCTGGCATTCAGCAGGAAATTGGCATATAGCCTTGTATAACTTCTTGCCGCACATTTTTACTGAATAA